In the genome of Rhopalosiphum padi isolate XX-2018 chromosome 1, ASM2088224v1, whole genome shotgun sequence, the window CTCTATATCACATTGAGTTCAACGTGTACCGTATACCTTATATGTATCAATAAcgattatagataaaatattggtTACTAGACGGCGCGTCTGTGTGGTGTAACTTAAGATTCATAGATAGTTAACTATTATCTATAAACCTTGGGTGTAACTTACACCActgatatgtaaaaaaaaatacgaatttgTGGCACCATTCACTACTTTGGCTTTACATGTGTATTTTTTGCACTTCTACTGTTTTTAACGGGACTAATACTAGTTATCgaaattattgtgattttaatattatctatatcacGGTATTTACGATTTTAGATAAAACACCAAACAtctgaaatttgttttttactttttattttttttaataaaggacTTTGGCTACTTGTTCAATTTAGTTATTTGCAATAGTCAATCGgcaattgatatataaaaatatgaaacacccaatttttgagttttattttgttatttgaaaaatgagtaaatattatataagtatttaaattaatttaaaaagatatcAATCGCGGTAGCCGGTAggtatagtaaattagtaaaaccGGGGTTTTAGAATATTGGTGAAAACAATATCTTGTTCATGTTCATTGTGAATACCACGGTCTTAGAAGATATCTTCTAAGACCGTGGTGAATACAATTACATTATCAAaggtatatgaaataataaccaAAATCTCATTCTTCCATGACATTTCATCAGGGCTGCAGATAACAACTTAAACAGATGTTTAATACATCGAGGTAATTTTTTACGAAACGCTAACACTGAAGCACCTCCTAatgcttaatagttaataccgaAATTCTTTACTACTGCTTATTTGCTTCAATCGGAATATTAATTTGTGTTGCGCTTGTGATATATTTCCCATCTCGGAAAGTTGTATATCTATTTTGGATTCATTCACCAAActggtaaatattatttgtaattttcataGACATCAAAGTTTATTACTTTGGACAATGTCCGTAATTTTCAGTTGATAATGTGAAGGTCAATCTTTGACAATTATGTAAAAGTTCAATTTAGTCACTAATTTTGGATACTCAAATACcaatttattgatttgtaaaAATCAGGAATTGTTTCCTTATGAAAAAAGTTGCGTATTAACGTATTGTTTAATATcaattgtatttcattaatcATGTCATAAGTAGTTGTTAAAATACAATCTTGaactcaaaataaatttttcaggAATGACCATTGTGTGGTGCTTAAAAGAAATCTCAttgattattaaactattttaaattgaatataccaGAAACCAAAGTTTGCTTAACATTTTCTCTAGTTTTATGATGTAATTTTATTGAGtgtaaattttcatataaaaaaataacatcaaaatataattatttactttctaCTTGagttagaattataatatatcatatcaacttttataatttaaaattgttcaataatacaatacacctttaaaataatcatgCATTTTgtcatttatagataaaatatgttgataGGATCATTGTAAATTACCTCATAAATAAGGAATAACATTGTTTGCAGAAATAATCTTAATATagcatttatgtttttattttaatattaattttacatcaaATTCTATTTTAGAACCATGTCTGCTGGAGCTGTAGTACAAAAACTAGCAAAACCACAATTACGTGGACTTTATGATAAGAAAACCAAGTTCCACCTTGTGTTTAGTGTTGTTTTATCTATTGGAGTTGGTGTGGCATACAAATATGGCATTGGTGAACCTCGTAAGAAGGCTTACGCAGAATTttacaagtaatttataaaactttctttagtgtaaatagtatttaacatgtttaatcttttattttatagacactATGATGCCGAACAGGATTTTGAAAGAA includes:
- the LOC132918431 gene encoding cytochrome c oxidase subunit 6C, giving the protein MSAGAVVQKLAKPQLRGLYDKKTKFHLVFSVVLSIGVGVAYKYGIGEPRKKAYAEFYKHYDAEQDFERMRKLGLFSSCPVDD